The DNA window ctatcaaattacactacattgaattccattggaattctaattccaattccaattcttaatattaaagtgtctaacaaacataagaattggaattggaccctccaattccaatgccaattccaaggctatcaaacacacccttagagTCAAATAAATCTCTAAGAAATGGTTGAGGTACTGTTAACTTTCAGAATAAGTAGAAAAGATTGTGATTGAGTAATGCTTCTGAATGTGAGAACaataaatgaaaaacataatGGATTTTACGGAGCTATCTCCCGATCTTATTAACTGATACAATAGTTTCATACCTCTTACAAAAATAGTCCTTAAACTATTGATATAATAACACAAATagaaataactttataattaaaattattttaccctAATCAACAAGTTatctaatataacttattacaaTTCTTACATGGGCATTCCCATGTGTACAGACTCAATCAAAACATAGACATTCCTATGtgaacataatttatatttattttaatacagtACTTCCCTCAAGATCAACATCTTTAAGGTTCATCTTGAACAATAAAGCTTGAAAACTATTATAATCTAAGGCTTTGGTGAAAAAATCAACAGCTTGGTCTTGTGTGTAAACATGCTTAGGAATAAGAAACCCATCTTTGAATTTATCTCGAACAATATGACAATCAATCTCCAAATACTTTGTTCTTTCATGGAAGATTGGATTTTCAGTTATGTGTATAGCAGACATATTATCACACCACAAGTTAATCGGCAAATGGACAGTTTGTTGGAGATCATTTAGGATATATGAAATCCATAGCAGTTCACATATCGTAGAGCCAAGACTTCTATATTCCGCTTCAACACTTGATCTCGAAACAGTCGCTTGCTTATAGGTTTTCTAGGAAATGAGTGAATTCCCTAGTTTGATGCAGAATCCTGTAAAAGACCTTCTGCTTACAGCACAATTTCCCCAATCTGCATCTGAAAAAGCCTCCAAACACAAGTTATTATTGAAAGAATAAAACAGGCCTAACGATGGTGAACATTTTAGGTATCGAATCACTCTAAGGGCTGCCTGCCAATAAACAATATTTGGCTCATTCATGAATTGACTGAGTTGATGTACACTATATGCCAAATCGGGTCTAGTAAAATTCAGATATATAAGATGTCCAACTAACCGTCTATATTTCTCAGGATCTTTCAACAATTCATACCCTTTTTCTTGAAGTTTAAGACCTTTAATCATAGGAGTCTTTTGTAGTTTAGAACACAACAGTCctgtttcttttaaaatatcaagAACATATTTCCTTTGATTCACAAATAATCCTCTATCAGTTCTAACAATTTAAAGGCCATGAAAAAATTTAGCTTCTTTAAgatctttaattgaaaatttattatcaatgaAAGTCTTAACATTCTCAATatcatttaaatcattttcacatattaatatatcatcTAGATACATTAATAAGACAATAATTCCTTTAACAGTATGCATGATAAAAAGATAATGATCATTTTGAGATTGTTTGAAACCAAATTCAATTAATCGATTTGTACATTCCAAATTCCATTGTCTTGAAGCTTGTTACAAGCCATAAAGACTCTTAACAAGTTTACAAACTTTTCCTCTTTCTAATGATTTATAACCATCAGGAGGGTTCATATAAATATCTTCATTAATGTGTCAGTTAAGAAAAACATTATTGACATCTACTTGATGTAGATGCCAATTATTTACTGTTACTAAAGCAAGTATAAGTCTAATTGTTACTGTTTTAGCAACTGGTGCAAACACATCATGATAATCAATCCCCTCTTTTTGACTAAAACACTTAGCAATAAGTCTAACCTTGAGTTTGTTAAGTGAACCATCTTGATTGAGTTTAGTTTTATAAACCCATTTTGACccaattttttttccttttggaagatcaacaatcaCTCAAGTTCCATTTTTATCAAGTGCTTTCAATTCATCATTCATTGTAGTTTGCCAAACATGTAGTTTGCTAGCTTTTGCATAAGATTTAGGCTCATCAATACATGTTATgttcataaaaaaatctttttcatttgttttgtataaatgattaataaatggGAAAGTATTAGGAGGGCAATTAGACTTAGAAATATGCATGATGTAATCTTTACTCCATGTTGGTTTTGTTCTAACTCTCTCACTTTTCCTAACTAGATTAAGTTCATCATTTTCTAAATTGTCAATAGGACTTTCTGTGTTGAAATCATCTCCTAAATTTGAACATTTTGTTTCAGAAAAATCATTCTCAATCTCATTTGCATCATGAGATATTGAAGTTTCATCTTTTTCTGTCActgttttgttttcaaaattttgacaaTCTTGTTTCTTTATGTTTATTCTTGACTCAATTATACTTTCAGCTTCATCCTCATAAAAATGTGTATTATCATAAAAAGgcatataattcaaattttcaagttgatttgtatcttttgaaaaaggaaaatatttttcataaaaaacaacATCTCTTGAAACAAAAATTTCATCTTTTTCTAGATTACAAACTCTATACCCTTTCTGATCATTTGGATAGCCTAAGAAAATGCATTTTATACCTCTAACATCAAACTTAGACTTGTTTGGTTGATTATTTGAACAATAACATAGACATCCAAAAGTTCTAGCAATATCAAGATTTGATTTTTCACCTTTAAGAATTTCTAAAGGACATTTCCATTTAAGAACTATTGTGGGCaacctgttaatcaggtgaGTTGCCATAAGAATGGAAAAATGCCAAAACTTTAATGGAAGATATGCCTGAAACATAAGAGACCTAGCAATTTCAAGAAGTTGCCTATGTTTTCTCTCTACTACCCCATTTTGTTGTGGGGTGTAGACACATGTCTTTTGATGAAGAATACCTAAAGATTTAAACAAGTTCATGCATCCAATGTTAACAAATTTAGAACCATTATCTGTTCTACAAGTTTTAACACTagtattataatgatttttgaCCAGTCCACGGAAATCTTGAAGTGTTGAACATACaagatttttactttttaaaagaaatgtccAAGTACATCTactaaaatcatcaaccaaTGTCAACATATATGGACAATTAATATATGAATCTTCTTTGTATGGACCCCATACATCAGcatgaattaattcaaaaatagaTTTACTTTTTTTAGTATTGTTATCAGAAGATAAACGATGCATTTTAGATTTATTGAAAACATCGCACGGTTTAGAATCAACAACAATTTCaggaaaaatatgttattacTTCATCAGATGGATGTCCCAATCTTACATTAATTATTCCAGAATCAACAACATAATTACAAGTAAAACTATCAATATAATTGTTTCTATCAATGATATTGTTAGTTTTTAAAAAGTACaaattgttatataaaattCCCTTTGCTAAGATTTTATCACATTCAAGGTCCTGCAACAAACAACATTTGTTATTGAAGACACATTTTATTCCTTTAGAGTTCAAAATTTGTGAAATAGAGATCAAATTATAGTTGAAGTTAGGAAcataaaaaacatcaaaaagtgTGATTTCTTTTGTTAATTCAACAACTCCAGTATAATTTACCAAAATGTTTGTACCATTTGGTAAATATAAAGAAACTGGTTTAACCATTTCAGTTAATTTGGAAATAAGAATTTTAACACAACAAACATGATTGTTGGCTCCTATATCAATAATCCAAAATTGGTTTTTGATTCTGTTTTGGTTTGAGTTTAAAATTGTGTGATTTTCACAATGAAACTTTGTATTAGAATAGGTTAAAGACAAACATGCACTATACTTGTTGGAAGAAGTTCCAGCTTTTGAAGATCCAATATCACTAGTTTTCTGAAATCGCTTCATCAGTGGATCAGTGGATCGTTGTGAATTGTTGCCACTTcaacgatcctcacgaaagtgtgtgggtcggacgtcTGATCCCATACCGATCACTCCCCCATGATTTTGGCGTCcaaacaccctctccgtcaactcaaagtcAAATATTTCCAGTTCGTTACTtcttacttcctccatctcaacctgcagatttgaaataaattttcgtTTCAACCTAGctatatgtaatttatttaaattcaattaacttacaattttctcttgcgctTGTTCGTCCGGGATGGGggtttggttttcttttgtaggtTTTGGGGGTACGAGTCCTCTTAAATACTTCAACGACAGAGAGGGTCCGTCCCATTTCAagcgcctgttgaaataaatgatttataaatttaataacaatatttatattaagttattagaaataatgtACATATCAACTCTTCCTCCACTTGAGCAAACGGTTTACTTCTagtatgatgtgggaattttagcttattttggttaataacaTTGGTACGAATGTTGtgttgtatttgaaataaaaaatgaagttataataattaatatcagattttatttgaattatgaaaccgtaccttaaatttttccgtgaagtAATGGTTTCGACACacgaactcccaatcatctcgatcgtagtctcgTCGAGGATTGGTCAGTACCACTGCATCGTCTCTTTGATGAATGTGGATATAATCTTTGTTCAAATCCGAGCGTCATTTATCCCATATCTATTTGGCGTGTGTCAATCCGGTCTTTTGATATTGATCAATAGAACCATCAGTACACTcaaacggatcctgaaaaataaatcattcaaatgttataaaaaagtattgaatgattaatgtataattaagtaaagATTACCGTCATAGCAatccaaagtgaatccaattggtcagcacttaatgtCTTCCACTTTATGAGGCGGTGTGAGACGGTTGAGGGTCCCGCACAACCGACAccaaatgtctagaccacattGTTCTTCCCTCGCCGACACCGtcgggcctcccatctaccgcTCTAAAAGTCAGAGTAATCTTTGTCCCCGGTGGCCTCCTAGatagcgcaatattcttgttcttccctcgTCTCTTACGGGTGGAAGATTCTTCAAagttatcaaattcataattagatataaatcaatacaaacaataactaagtgtaaacatgttacatgtcgatgatgggtcgggagtggaatgATCCTCCTCGTGAGCCTCCTCGTCATCCCCCATCTCAGCAAATGTACTCTCAATAAACTCTTAGCATCAATATCATCGTCATGTATATCTGCTGAGGGAGCAGTAGCTAACAATTCCACAGCTAATGGTGCGTGATCTCTAGAAGACTCTTCTCAGAGCCTTAAGTTTTCTTCTCGATCAAAAgtgaaagtttattagaaaactttcgcaattacccccttcgtcaaaagttaaaaccgagggttcttttaataaccttcgcaattaccatattttttccattttttgaCAATAGTGTAATCGAAAATGTTcaataaatttctcaaataaaagcaaaccaatacatatagaaaaaaacattcataaaccacattaataaaccaaaagataattataattcataagtctaaacaaatgtcaaaacataccaaattatccaaaacatGTTATCAGTCGAACGAAAacgtttacaaataattattcaaaaactgTAATCTAGTTAGTAGATGagggggaggagggggtggttgattctgcTTCCTGAagaattcaatttgttgttcaagattctccaatttttgtgtCATTTGCTctctgtccgctttaatttcagtaagcaattGACCTCTTTCTGCATCCCTTAATTGAATTTGCTCCAATGTCGATGCTAAGTGTCTCGCATCCTCCTCACGTTTAACATTCGCAGTAGTCATTGGGTCCGTCGTGACAGACCCTCGATCAGAACTTGATTGTGCTAGCAAGTTCTGGAATGGCCGGGAAAGTTTCTTTGGTGTTTTCCGAATACGCATCCAACTACTCATCATGAatgcatttcattaataaatttatgaatctaaccacaatatataacattaataaacataatctaacatgaatcaaaatataatatatatcaaaccaaatttaacataaataatcaaacataaatcaaacgaAACAACCTTAATCCAAATGTAATATAAATCTAAaactaaacaataacaaatctaaatctaaccatataattaccaaacaaataatctaacataaccaaattataacttaatccaaacatatatcaaacaaaatcatacatatatatttaacaaaatataacctaatattaacatatatcaaacaaaatttaatctaaactaacctaaaactaaactaaaactaaccaataacaaatctaaatataaccttataacatatataaccaaataaaataaaatctaacctTGAATTTGAAGGCGAGACGAATTGGTTCCGTTGAGGGCGCGAgcgaaaagagaagaagaagaaaagaagagaagagaagaagaaggtggATTTAATAACGAAGGTTTTGTTCCTCCCGGGATCATTTCCGAGagtttttgaaaaccttcagtaaTTTTTGTCGAtaaaggtcatttttttaccagtgaaGGATTAACTTGAGACACTTCAATGATTGGTTACAAATTAAGTGAAACGGTAATGTGGATGAAAAGTTCATTCACACCAAGTGAAAAATATTGgtgaaaatgagaaaaataagaaattgtgaaaattttaaacCTATAAAAGAACTTGGACTATGGTGTTGTTtggatttgagtttttttttttaatttagagggagaaaaaaaaataatgattgttaatgattttgaggaggtgatgattatttttgataaaaaaaaaaacttaaaagatattaatatatataaaaaaaataaaaaaaataataatttaaaataatggtattttaatattttggttaatgatttgagtgatgtgatAAATATGAAGTGAGTGGagtgatgtttgattttgtataaattatcttaaaaacACATATCGAATAACACTTAtgtcaacaaaaacaaaaaataacttGAAAGGTGTTGCTAGGGAAGATGATCATAGTTCACATTGATCACCATTGTTTTGAGATTACAGCAAAAACTTATCATTTCCTTTTgagtaattgattatttattttgttgaccaatatgtttttatgttttttttaatagtgtttcttgatttttttttttttctcttaaaaatataGCACAATATAAAACCttcaaagttaaaataaaaaaaagttaatagtGAAggcaaattttatttaattacaaaaatttattaattgcaATTTgggatataataataaaatattatagatattttttaaatgataaaacttgtaaaaaaaacaaaaacaaaattgaaactCAAAACATacactttaataataaaatttgaaaaattatataatatatttttaacataatatatttaaatgagtGATATgggaagaaatttgggagagagACCTATCACaacatcaataaataaataaaaagaataaaagttgaggagaaagagaagagataaaaaaaattgttaattttttagcAAATCAAATAACACCATataattccttttaaatttttctttctcaaatttttttctcaatcatttctcatatatttattagaatatCATGActtataatatcttataaatagttgttaaataatataattcttaatagtaaaatttgtataattttcTACATTTGGAATCAAACAAGCCCACTCTCTTTAAGAAACCTATGTGGTAGTTACGTTTTTGTAGGGTGGGACAAACAGATACCCCACATGATTTTCCGTGTACGTCTTTTACCAATATGGAAGAAACTCACATTTACTCCAgagggcttgtttgattttacaGTTTAAAATGTTTGCCCTTttccaatatttattattattattattattattatatttatgtttatagaGCTTTATAGAtgaactagcatttagcccgtgcatttgcaagggtaataatataaaaaccgtgaaaaaaaattacggataacattttttattttatttttaaccgttttaagtttatgagtgagtcaacccacaatccgactcaattatccatttactcaacatcattatatattagttagttaaaaagttgaacttttattaatattaaaacgtcccgcgtttatcaaatttggtgttgaatttaaaatataaagtctttatagcctagttggttaaaaagttgtacttattttgttaggttgcaagttcgaaacatacctctagcatttttaattttatttttaaccgttttaaatttaaaaacgggtgaacccacaatccgacccaaatatccaaattaaccacagctctcgacccggcaatccggacactttaaaaattaatcatcattatatatatatattagttagttaaaaagttgaacttatattaatattaaaacgtcccgcgtttatcaaatttggtgttgaatttaaaatataaagtctttgtagcctagttggttaaagaattgtacttgttttgttaggttgcaagttcgaaacatacttctagcatttttaattttatttttaaccgtttaaatttaaaaacgggtcaacccacaatccgacccaagtatccaaattaaccacagctctcgacccggcaatccggacactttaaaaattaagcatcattatatatatatatagatatggcaaaatattataactaagcacaacaaattaatttagtttcttAACTTCTTTATATACTAGtttaaatgagaattaaacTCGAGATATTATATGATAAGACATGACGTGTCGgattaatgaattttaaagaTATTGAATGTATTCTTAATCTGCACAGTCAAGAAACATTAATCTTGTTTTCCAATATATCACCAAAATACAAACTAAATGtaatactattttaattatttaatccaactaaaccaattttttttattaaggtttttgaataaaataaaatctttgaaAAACAGTGGCAGATCAAACAAACTCGACATCatttccccatttttctttAGCTGACATGCATGTATGTtcacatttataatttaataatctcttatttttcttattaaaaaatattctgcatttaatattaatttcttattagtATATAAATAAGACAATTATTACATTCATTTATTTCGATTTTGAAACCAAAATGTAGtaacttcacataaaaaaaaattaattcatttccagactaaaaaaaatatattattaaaatattttttttttttacattaactttttaactttattaatattatctatatatttattaactttacatatttaaccctaattttttctcattcttttaataaaattaagataaaattaattatatattaataattcatacacaacaaaataattcaataattcatacacaacaaacatattatattaaaacaaacattattaataataataataaaaacacttgatacacatacacataatataaacaatgtatcaataaattatataacatataaaatataaaaaataatatataacgtaaaaatataaaatataaaataaattaaataaaattataaaataatacaaatttaatgatttaattatacatttaaaaatattataactttttaaaggacaaaatcaaatgtttatttgaaaatggccTAAGAGCTtgtctaagagcttgtttgatggtagattttttaatttcatttaagaaaaaatattatttgaatttaattactataatatcttttatatttaaaataaattataattattttaattaataaaccaaatgattagatgtttaaaaaaaattgtaataaccaacttcaaacaaactctaagaGTATTATCTATAGACATAATAAGCCTTAGATGTATATGTAATATTGATCTATTTTGTATATTCAATATGGaagaaaaaatgatttatttcaatttggggaaaaatatgttaatgttGATGGATTCAATGAACCCTAAAGAAAAAGTGGTCCTAGTGAGTCAAAGAAGCAAATTGGAACGagtaattttcataaaatgatCTTAGTTGGGAATCAAACTTCAAATAAAATACCAAAAGATTACTAAAATCTTGGGCAAAGATTAGTATAAGTTTTTATAcccaaaaatatatacatttccATAAGAAAGTGATGTTAAGATTGAATGGTTAACGAGaacatatattgttttattgaaagaaaaaggtaaaataaaaaatcaaatgaagTTAATTTCAATAAATAGTAACTAATAGAaagtaatcaaataatttaagacTTATTATTGTCCAAATTGAAACTACCTCAAATTGTAAAATTACAACATCATTCCAATCTTTAGGGTTTCAAAGTAATCAAAGAAAGATCCAATCATAATTAAGAATCAGCCAACAAAatgagaattgaaattacataaataaacaactaaaatatcttcaaataaaCATAACAAGTATAAGAGTTTACCGTCTTTCTCACAAGTCTTCTTTCGAAGTAGTAGCCTGTTGAAACCTACGTTGATGAATATCCCAGTTGTAGACACGAGCAATTGTGACCTGCAAAACATTCGTAAgccataaattaaatattttgaaatgttcttaaataatttaataacacAACAAAActacttttattattatcaccTGTGTTATTGTTACTTGATCCCTTAAGAACTGTAGATCTTCAATAAGAACTTCTAAACTGGCTTTCGCATTTTCAAGATTCTTCTGGAGAAGATTAGCTGCCTGTGATTTGTAATGTCAACAAGTAAGAATCCCGTGTCTgcaataataaaaatgacacAAAAAAAAAGACTGTAAATGGACCTCTTCACACGAATACTCTAGCATGACATTTGCGCCAAGCCATAAACAAACAGAATCCATCTCTTCAATACGCGCTCTAGAATAGATGCCTTCTGAGACTTCAAAATCTGCTAACAAAGCCTGCGGGGTGAAATTTGTTTAAGCAGTTTATCTTTATATACAATGTGCGTACATAAATCGACAGATTAATGTTTTGGAAACAAACCTCACCAGTGTCCTTTTTAGCTTTCATGGCAGCAACTATATCCAAGCATTTTTCTATGTCAGGAATCTTTGCCTGATAGCCGAGAAGAAATGAAATGTTCAAATTCTCATCATTTCTAAATTCCCATTAAATACAGGATTTTAGATTCTTAGATGATGAATACAGATATAGAATCCACATTTAGTTTTGAAACGTTTTTGTATCTGAAAACATATCcagatacaaaaacaaaagaccTAAATATTCTACACAGCAAAGACCATTCGATCACAAGTATTACAAACCAAGGAATTTCTCTACACAGTACATAATTACCCTTTTACTTCTTCTCTTAAATTAAGGATAACACAAACCTAAGGAAAACACACATAGCACTGGATTGAGAGAAGCCAGGTCATCCATCATCAAGAACGCACCTGAAGATCCTTCTGCTGCGCAAGAAGTTTCATCTCAGCCAATCTATACTGCTGAAGCCTGAGATAGGGAGGAATTATAAAACAACATATTCTTGACAAATAATGTTCTAAACCAAGAAGAAAAGAATCTAGTGGTTATTCTTAGATAAGGAGAGCATAGGAATGTTGCGACACAATATAGCCTTGATGTAGAAGTCAATCCACGACTTAAGGTGCTtttgataaaactaaaatttaagcTTTGAGAGTtgaatacttaattttaatttaatgtgcagaATGAATTTAGtcactaaaaaataaatgttgaacaaacaaaatgaaaataactaatttaaatacttggtaagtaagttaatttgataaaatgtggtCCAACGTAAAAGTTGTCGTTTGTAAACTATTATCGAGTTCAATCATTCATAACTTACAGAATAAAAGCAAGATTCTTTAGCATAATTTGAACTGcatctaaataattaatgattttaaataacagTAATCAACttaacttaattcaaataaatacttaatcattcaaattaagtattatCAAACACCGCCTTAGTCTAGAGTTAGCAGTGAACACAAACGAATGTATCACAAAGCCTACACGAATGATTCAATTTCAACCCCAAGGTTTTCTGATAATTCGATAACAAACTAGAGATCGTAGATTGTTAAAGTTAAATGGCTCTTGCCAATTACCTAGGGATATCCCGGATTCAAAGGTTGTCAACAATAGCTAAGCTTTAATTTCAGATAATCTTGTTTAACCTAGGTTAACAAAGATGTACACTGATTGAAACTAAAGAGAGCAGAAACTGCTCTTTCAATAAGATTACCTAAATCATTGGAAATATTCAAAATGAAAGCTTATTCTATAGATTGATATAAATTGAAATCAGCTAAACAATCTCTATATTCGTCGATAAGATCAGTTGGTGCAATAGTCCAGTTAAAATCTAGCAATTCGATCGAGAAGATCAATAAAACTGTAATGCAACCTAAGACATGAACAGATATGATTCTGATCCAGGTGCCATACAGCAGCATAGTGCATCGATTTTTAGcagaaagggaaagggaaagaAATAAGCACCTTTCTTGGAGGAATGAAAGAGAAGAGTTAACATCAAGGCCTGATTGAGTAAGGTAGGCTTGTACATCTTGAACGAAAGAAGCCGCTGGTATTCCTCTTCTCTCTGAAActccagttgaagaagaagaagaagaagatgatgatgatgatacgACCGCTGATGCCATTATGATTCGGGAGAGAAGCAGGAATCGAGTACCGCAGCTTGATTTCAAAGGTTTCACCGAAGAATTACAGAGAAGAAGGGCTTCTTCTGCTTTCTGCTTGCCATTGAAGAAGTGGAGTAATTTTCCTTCATTCAGATGGGCTGGGCTGGGCTTTTCCTACTTATGAGCGGGCCTTGAGTATTTAAGTTAGATCATGTCTTCAATCTATATAACAACAAATAAGGAGCCCAATGaaactag is part of the Impatiens glandulifera chromosome 1, dImpGla2.1, whole genome shotgun sequence genome and encodes:
- the LOC124921025 gene encoding probable prefoldin subunit 3: MASAVVSSSSSSSSSSSTGVSERRGIPAASFVQDVQAYLTQSGLDVNSSLSFLQERLQQYRLAEMKLLAQQKDLQAKIPDIEKCLDIVAAMKAKKDTGEALLADFEVSEGIYSRARIEEMDSVCLWLGANVMLEYSCEEAANLLQKNLENAKASLEVLIEDLQFLRDQVTITQVTIARVYNWDIHQRRFQQATTSKEDL